In a single window of the Candidatus Eisenbacteria bacterium genome:
- a CDS encoding efflux RND transporter periplasmic adaptor subunit: protein MRKVLVIGAVVVVVAIGAVFVSRGDSSENGGFTLVPIDRGTIVDKALATGQIVPEQEFQVKSQISGIVRTCFVEVGDRIAAGDRLLEINPNPTPLELTEGERNVELAEINFDRARAEYERTQSLQKSGLVSQDDFDASRKAYDQARVGFELSRERLALLKEGKIHNAERNVDSIIRAKSTGTVLERMVDPGDPVVPLTSYQAGTALLTIADMDRLLFEGTVDEIDVGKLSEGLPVRINVGALPDAAIVGRLTRIAPKATEDDGSTLFDVEVEIEDRGGALLRAGYSANADIIIREKNDVLLVPERLLVFEGEKVYVHMPPDQPGGEPVRREITIGLSDGLQAEVLSGLEDGESVVQMPAREI, encoded by the coding sequence ATGCGAAAGGTCCTCGTCATCGGCGCGGTGGTCGTGGTCGTCGCCATCGGCGCGGTTTTCGTTTCCCGCGGCGACTCGAGCGAGAACGGAGGGTTTACCCTCGTCCCGATCGATCGGGGGACGATCGTCGACAAGGCGCTCGCCACCGGCCAGATCGTTCCGGAGCAGGAGTTTCAGGTGAAGTCGCAGATCAGCGGCATCGTCCGGACCTGTTTCGTCGAGGTGGGGGATCGCATCGCCGCCGGCGACCGCCTTCTGGAGATCAATCCGAACCCGACCCCGCTGGAGCTGACCGAAGGGGAGAGGAACGTGGAACTGGCGGAGATCAACTTCGATCGGGCCCGGGCGGAATACGAAAGGACCCAGTCGCTCCAGAAAAGCGGACTCGTCTCTCAGGACGATTTCGACGCTTCCCGCAAAGCGTACGATCAGGCGCGTGTCGGCTTCGAGCTTTCCCGGGAACGCCTCGCCCTTCTCAAGGAGGGAAAGATCCACAACGCCGAGAGGAACGTGGACTCGATCATTCGCGCCAAATCGACGGGCACGGTGTTGGAGCGGATGGTCGATCCGGGGGACCCGGTGGTGCCGCTCACTTCCTACCAGGCCGGGACCGCTCTTCTCACCATCGCCGACATGGACCGCCTTCTCTTCGAGGGGACGGTGGACGAGATCGACGTGGGGAAGCTCTCCGAGGGCCTGCCGGTCCGGATCAACGTGGGCGCTTTGCCCGACGCGGCGATAGTCGGCCGTCTCACCCGGATCGCTCCCAAGGCGACCGAGGATGACGGCTCGACCCTCTTCGACGTGGAAGTGGAGATCGAGGACCGCGGCGGGGCGCTCCTCCGCGCCGGCTACTCCGCCAACGCGGACATCATCATCCGTGAAAAGAACGACGTGCTTCTCGTGCCGGAGAGGCTTCTGGTCTTCGAAGGGGAGAAGGTTTACGTCCATATGCCGCCGGATCAACCGGGCGGCGAGCCGGTGCGCCGGGAGATCACGATCGGCCTCAGCGACGGTCTGCAGGCGGAAGTTCTCTCCGGTCTCGAGGATGGCGAATCGGTGGTCCAAATGCCGGCGCGGGAGATCTAG
- a CDS encoding DUF134 domain-containing protein, with the protein MPRPHRPRRIMQGLGGRVYHPLGSPPGRTERVVLTLDQLEAIRLADVEGLYQDAAADRMGVSRATFGRIIAEARRVVGDALVNGKAIEIAGGVVDESPSLPPQGGHGRGWGRRRRFHGGDGRPRG; encoded by the coding sequence ATGCCCAGACCGCACAGACCGAGAAGAATCATGCAGGGACTCGGCGGCCGGGTTTACCACCCTCTCGGCTCCCCCCCAGGACGGACGGAGAGGGTGGTGCTCACCCTCGATCAATTGGAGGCGATCCGGCTCGCCGACGTGGAAGGGCTCTACCAGGACGCCGCGGCGGACAGGATGGGCGTCTCGCGGGCTACCTTCGGGCGGATCATCGCCGAGGCGCGCCGCGTCGTCGGGGACGCGCTGGTGAACGGCAAGGCGATCGAAATCGCCGGAGGCGTGGTGGACGAGAGCCCCTCCCTCCCACCGCAAGGCGGTCACGGCCGCGGCTGGGGGAGAAGGAGACGGTTCCACGGCGGGGATGGGCGCCCGCGCGGCTAG
- a CDS encoding DUF5320 domain-containing protein yields the protein MPGFNGMGPRGEGPRTGWGMGRCAPGAGPAQPPQMGDAPDAPAGWQGYGYGYGMGMAWRRGGGWGRGRGFGRGFGRGMGMAWGRRFGWGAGWGPGPYPYPQGPEGPPPQQQNPETE from the coding sequence ATGCCTGGATTCAATGGAATGGGACCGAGGGGCGAAGGACCCCGTACCGGTTGGGGAATGGGACGCTGCGCCCCGGGCGCGGGGCCTGCGCAGCCGCCCCAAATGGGTGACGCCCCGGACGCCCCCGCCGGATGGCAGGGGTACGGCTATGGTTACGGCATGGGGATGGCCTGGAGGCGCGGCGGCGGTTGGGGCCGCGGGCGTGGCTTCGGTCGTGGCTTCGGCCGCGGCATGGGAATGGCCTGGGGTCGCCGTTTCGGATGGGGCGCCGGATGGGGGCCCGGACCTTATCCTTACCCCCAGGGACCGGAGGGGCCGCCCCCCCAGCAGCAGAATCCGGAAACGGAATAG
- a CDS encoding DUF364 domain-containing protein translates to MNLIDELLEDLPDGRLRRARIGLHWTGVVAETDAGLRCGLASTLASPHDHAGGPDLPEAGGIEGMDAREVAGWLRSDPEREPVRRSVGAAALNALLPPRPEAWVDRNASEVIAERGEGRKVVLIGSFPFTQALRKRVGELIVLDRRPREGALPADRAGDVLPAADVAAITGMTLLNGSLEALLRMVRPEATVLLLGPSTPLSPVLHGHGVDLLSGSVVTDIDAVLRVLGQGGTFRQIHRAGVRLVTMEKSGK, encoded by the coding sequence GTGAACTTAATCGACGAGCTACTCGAAGACCTTCCCGATGGGCGGCTCCGCCGGGCGCGGATCGGCCTCCACTGGACGGGGGTCGTCGCGGAAACCGATGCCGGCCTCCGCTGCGGCCTCGCCTCCACACTCGCCTCGCCCCACGACCACGCCGGAGGGCCCGACCTTCCGGAGGCGGGCGGGATCGAGGGGATGGACGCACGGGAGGTCGCCGGCTGGCTTCGATCGGACCCGGAGAGGGAACCGGTCCGGCGGAGCGTGGGCGCGGCGGCGCTGAACGCCCTCCTTCCCCCACGGCCCGAGGCCTGGGTCGACCGGAACGCCTCCGAGGTGATCGCCGAGAGGGGCGAAGGACGGAAGGTCGTTCTGATCGGGAGCTTTCCCTTCACGCAAGCGCTCCGGAAAAGGGTGGGGGAGCTGATCGTTCTGGACCGGCGCCCCCGCGAGGGCGCCCTGCCGGCGGACCGCGCGGGAGATGTTCTCCCGGCGGCCGACGTGGCGGCGATCACCGGAATGACTCTCCTGAACGGGAGCCTGGAAGCGCTTTTGAGAATGGTGCGCCCCGAGGCCACGGTGCTTCTCCTCGGGCCGAGCACCCCTCTCTCGCCGGTCCTCCACGGGCACGGCGTGGATCTCCTCTCCGGATCGGTTGTGACCGACATCGACGCGGTCCTGCGTGTCCTCGGCCAGGGAGGAACCTTCCGTCAGATCCACCGCGCGGGCGTGCGTCTGGTTACCATGGAGAAGAGCGGGAAGTAA